A stretch of Chrysiogenes arsenatis DSM 11915 DNA encodes these proteins:
- a CDS encoding response regulator: MEEDISRFLAAGMTAHLAKPVRKVDLLHTLGALFGPDTPHQAPQPACSRPAAGDFASQSVFNWKWISDNFEGDYELWHSMLERFFQETYPALVQALQQAIADGNQEEVALQLHRLKGLVGLFQAPQAFEKVRALEQKARRGESMTLRELEAIQQELAYTREVARRWPELI; encoded by the coding sequence ATGGAAGAAGATATCTCGCGATTTTTAGCCGCTGGCATGACTGCTCATCTGGCCAAACCCGTTCGCAAGGTCGATCTGCTGCATACGTTGGGGGCGCTTTTTGGGCCAGATACGCCGCATCAAGCACCGCAACCCGCTTGCTCACGTCCAGCGGCAGGCGATTTTGCCTCACAGTCGGTCTTTAACTGGAAGTGGATCAGTGATAATTTTGAGGGAGACTACGAACTGTGGCACTCCATGCTGGAGCGATTTTTTCAGGAAACCTATCCCGCATTAGTGCAAGCACTTCAGCAAGCGATAGCAGACGGTAATCAAGAAGAAGTTGCGCTCCAGCTACACCGCCTCAAAGGGTTGGTAGGGCTGTTTCAGGCGCCACAAGCCTTTGAAAAAGTGCGTGCACTAGAGCAGAAAGCGCGGCGGGGGGAATCCATGACGCTGCGCGAGCTTGAAGCTATACAGCAGGAGCTTGCTTATACACGGGAAGTCGCCCGTCGTTGGCCGGAACTTATCTGA
- a CDS encoding CofH family radical SAM protein, giving the protein MQKIYDKIDAGERITPEEGIALLEQGDLLTLGALAHQRRLAAASPEHVTYVIDRNINYTNICECKCSFCAFYTDLDAPNAYWLDRETFRQKIRETIAAGGNQILLQGGLHPDKGIEAYEAMLRGMKEDFPALHIHGFGAPEVDHIAKVSQLSLEATLLRLKAAGLGTIPGGGAEVLVNHFRSAISPNKISADRWIAVMEAAHHAGIRTTATMMFGAGESNADLIEHFERLRLSQQATGGYTAFIPWPFQPDNTEFSRQRGGAFIKKTSHEYLRLLAVSRIYLDNFKNIQASWVTLWKKISRDF; this is encoded by the coding sequence ATGCAGAAAATATATGACAAAATTGACGCGGGCGAACGAATTACGCCGGAAGAAGGGATTGCTCTGCTAGAGCAGGGTGATTTGCTCACACTGGGCGCACTGGCACACCAGCGGCGACTGGCTGCCGCATCGCCCGAACACGTCACCTACGTCATCGACCGCAACATCAATTACACCAATATCTGCGAGTGTAAATGCTCATTCTGCGCATTTTACACCGATCTTGATGCACCAAATGCTTACTGGCTGGATCGCGAAACGTTTCGCCAGAAAATTCGCGAAACCATCGCCGCGGGCGGCAATCAGATTCTCCTCCAAGGCGGACTGCATCCCGACAAGGGGATTGAAGCCTATGAAGCAATGCTGCGGGGGATGAAAGAAGATTTTCCGGCGCTGCATATTCACGGCTTTGGCGCGCCCGAGGTGGATCATATCGCTAAAGTGAGTCAACTTTCGCTCGAAGCAACACTGCTGCGACTGAAAGCGGCTGGATTGGGAACCATTCCCGGCGGAGGGGCAGAGGTTTTAGTCAACCACTTCCGCAGCGCGATTTCACCGAATAAAATCAGTGCGGATCGTTGGATTGCCGTCATGGAAGCGGCGCACCACGCCGGCATTCGCACCACCGCCACGATGATGTTCGGCGCTGGCGAAAGCAACGCCGACCTGATCGAACATTTTGAACGCTTACGTCTTTCCCAGCAGGCGACCGGAGGTTATACCGCCTTTATTCCATGGCCATTTCAGCCCGACAATACCGAGTTTTCGCGCCAGCGGGGCGGAGCCTTTATCAAAAAAACCTCACACGAATATTTGCGCCTTTTAGCCGTCAGCCGTATCTATCTCGACAACTTCAAAAACATTCAGGCCAGTTGGGTCACGCTATGGAAGAAGATATCTCGCGATTTTTAG